Sequence from the Bacillus thuringiensis genome:
AACAACAAGGTAAATTCATATTCTTCACCTCACTTTTCTACAATAGAAAACAGGAGGTAGGCCCTCCTGTTTTTAATACTTTTGAATGCCTAGTTTAACCGTTGTTGTTGCTCGTTTTGTACCACGATAAAACGTAAGAGTCATTTTATCATTAATTTTTTTATCATATAAGGCCGTACGGAATCCGATAATATCGCGAACCGGTTTTCCATCTACTGCTACAATGACATCGTGTTCTCGTAAACCAGCATCTGCACCTGGTGAAGGACTTTTCACATCTAAAATGCAAACTCCCTCTGTTACATTGCCTGGTAAATGCAACGTTTTTGACCAATAGTAGTTTGGAATCTCATTTAATGATCTAAGTTCAATTCCAACATACGGTCTTCTTACTTTTCCATACTTCTCTAATTCATTCATAATTGGAACGGCTCTAGTAACAGGAATAGCTAGTCCAATTCCTTCTACTTCTTTTGCAGCAATTTTCATTGAGTTAATACCAATTAATTGACCAGCTGCGTTTACAAGCGCCCCACCACTATTACCCGGATTAATTGCTGCGTCTGTTTGCAATACTTCTACTTGCCAATCATAATGTCCATCTTGATCTAAATCTACAGGGACAATACGCTCATTAGCCGAGATAATACCTTGTGTGACGGTTCCAGAAAATTGTAGCCCGAGTGGGTTTCCAATCGCAATGACTGGTTCTCCTCTACGAACAGTATTAGAATCGCCAATCTCAATTACTTTTTTCACATGCTTTGCATCTATCTCTAGTACAGCCAAATCTGTGACTACATCGGTTCCTAATACCTTTCCAGGAACCTTCTTACCATC
This genomic interval carries:
- a CDS encoding S1C family serine protease, coding for MSFIDGENYRMKRARKKKHKGIVISSIAGTIVGASLFAFGAPLFSNDTDAFPQAEASGSNMAEAQGIKQISFVDAVDRASEAVVGVINIQRDNFSEADSEAGTGSGVIYKKTDGQAYIVTNNHVVAGANRIEVSLSDGKKVPGKVLGTDVVTDLAVLEIDAKHVKKVIEIGDSNTVRRGEPVIAIGNPLGLQFSGTVTQGIISANERIVPVDLDQDGHYDWQVEVLQTDAAINPGNSGGALVNAAGQLIGINSMKIAAKEVEGIGLAIPVTRAVPIMNELEKYGKVRRPYVGIELRSLNEIPNYYWSKTLHLPGNVTEGVCILDVKSPSPGADAGLREHDVIVAVDGKPVRDIIGFRTALYDKKINDKMTLTFYRGTKRATTTVKLGIQKY